In Synechococcus sp. UW179A, the DNA window CAGCGCATTCAAAAAATGTCTCCTCACCTTTTGCCAGCAGCTCCACCATTTTGGTTAAACAGATTTCGGCCGAGGCCACGCAATTTTTGGCGGTTATGATGCAATTGGCATAGGGGTTTGGCGCGGAAGTGTTGCCGGAAGAGGCAACAACAGGAGCATTCTTTTGGGTGGAAGCTGAACCATTTTTTATTTGGTGAGTGAGTGCACTTGCTGCAGAAGGTGCAGCGGCTCCTACAGCGGTTAATCCGAGTGCGCTGATCATCTCTCTTCGATTCATGGTTGAATTGATATTGACTTGTACGAAGGATTCTAGGTCCTGATTTGGGATCTGTTTTTGCAAATTATTTGTTTTAATAATTGAAGCAAGGCGTTGGAATGTTTCAAATCGAAGT includes these proteins:
- a CDS encoding Csp1 family four helix bundle copper storage protein — its product is MNRREMISALGLTAVGAAAPSAASALTHQIKNGSASTQKNAPVVASSGNTSAPNPYANCIITAKNCVASAEICLTKMVELLAKGEETFFECAVATRQMLPICEALLSLSAQESPLTTGIAKLSIKSCTECAAACKPHIDHHPSCQECYLSCLACIKSCRAIT